The following DNA comes from Acidicapsa ligni.
GATAGTATGTCGGTCGAGAACAAGCCAGCTTCACGCAATATGCTGAACAAGATGAAGGATTTGTTCAACTAAGGCTGCTGCTGAGGCTCCTGTTTGGGGATTTGCTCCTGATACTGTGGCCAGTTCTTGAGCAGCTCTGTGACGACGGTGTGGCCCACCGTGTACGCGCTTTCGATCGAGGGCAGATAGGCGCCGAATTTACTCGTGCGCTGTGCGGCCAGGCTGGTGGCTGCGTCCATGCCACGGGGCTGCTGGTCGTAGTTGCTGACGGTGCGCAGGATCAGGACGCGCTGCCAATCGACACGTTTTGCATTGGCAAGTAGCCGAAGCGATTGCAGTGTGCCGGTGTCTTCCATGGCGGTGGTGACAAACTTTCCTTGCCCCCCGGTGAAATAACTCATCCAGCGGGTGGCCCATGCATCCATGAGCTTACCGTGCCAGTAGGTGGAGGAGGATACTTCATCGCCTAGCAGAACCTGCGGCGGATTGTTTGCTGCCGCTCCGTCGAAGTGTGAGCGCACCTCTGCCAGATGAGCGGAATCTGCAAGCGCGACGTTTTTCGTGAGGCCATAGGCCCAGAGCATGAGCGATCGATTGGTCTGATAGAACTGGCCCGGTAATGCTGCTGCCGGCTCTTCAAAAGGCTTTGTCTTGCGCAGGGGAACCATGCCGGTAGACCACGCTGTTGCGTTTTGAGGAATCTCCCGCGCGTCGATTTCGTAGCCCAGGTCACCATCGACGATCCAGTTGGCCCAGACGGCGGAACCGAGTGAAGCGTATTCCGGATTGGCGCCTGCAATTCCGGCAACGATCCAGTAGGCATGCGTCAGATCGAAGCGGGGATCGAGGCCCAGGGCCATGATCGTTGCTGCGGCGTAGGCTGTGCCTTGGCCGGTGACGATGGCTAATTCACCGTCTGAATTCATACGCACATCATGGTAAGCGGAAGGAAGCGGATAGATCGTATCCAGGTGATCGCGCTCGACCCAATTCTGTAATTCACCGGGAATATCTCCGGTGTCTGCTCCAGCTTCAAACATGGCGACGGCAACGACCTTCACAGGAATGGGCGGTGGTGTCGAAGCAGTTTTAGTTTTAGCTCCGGCGTATGGGACCAGAGTAAGAAGTGCGATCAGGCAACAAGGAAAAATACGCATGTGTAGCTGCGATGGTACGGCAGCCAAGGTCTCGGGCACAAACCAGGAAGGCCAAACAATGAAAGCATAAACACAGAGAGCCACCCCGCTTGGGGTGGCTCTCTGTCTGTGCCTGTTGTTGCGTGGAAGGATTAGTTAACGTTGAGCCGTGCTTCAGCCTTCTGCGCCAGTACCTTGTGGGCGGTGTCTTCGAGAGACTGCGCTTCAGGTATGTAGGTTACAGCCTTTTGGATCATTGGATCCCAGTCTGCTTGTGTGCGCAGGCCCTGCAATTGGCCAAACTGGATGGTGAAGATTTTCGCCTTGATATTGGCCTTGATCCAATCCATGGGACCGACGAAATCTTCGTTCGTCCACTCGACATTCTGGCTGGTGAGAAACTGCTTGAAATCAGCAATGACCGCATCGTCCACTTTGAAATCTGCGTTGACCGTGTGAGTCGCAAGGTAATGGGGCGCGAAGTGGAAGAACGAGTCATGAAGTGGACTTAGCAGCGTGTCCATGAAGTGGTTGGACTTGGGCGGCTCGATCTTTTCGTCGGGAGTGATGCCGCCGCCGCCGTACACCGTGCGTCCGCCGTCGGTCATCTTGACTTCTTTGTTGGTGTTGTCGGCGGGCAAAGCGTTGGCGCGGTTGTAGTAGTAGTTGTAGAGCGAAACGCCCTTGTAATCGCGCTGGATCAGGCGGCCGGAGGGCGTGTAGTAGTGGTATGTCGTCAGCGCCAGGCCTGTGTTTTCTGACAGGTTGTAGACGGTTTGAACGAGTCCCTTGCCGAAGGTGGTTTCGCCGACGATCAGGGCGCGATCATGATCTTGCAATGCGCCGGACACGATCTCCGCAGCCGAAGCTGTATTCCGGTTCACGAGAACCACGATTGGAAATGTGTGACCGCTATTCCCGTGCGTCGCGGTGTACACCTGGTCGGGATAGGCGCGGCCGCGCTGGGAGACGATGGTCTGTCCCTTGGACAGCAGGTGGTCGCAAATCTCAACCGCCTGGCTCAACATGCCACCCGGATTACCGCGCATGTCGAAGACCAGACCCTTCAGATTCGGGAATCCGTCAACGGCTTCTTCCACTTCGCGAGCGGTGGTTTCCTGGAAGTTGGTGAGGTGCAGGTAGCCGATGCCGGGGCGTATCTCGTATTTGAGATCGACAGACGGGTGGGGAATTTCATCGCGGATCAGGTCAAAGCTGAGCGGCTTGCTCTGGCCCTCGCGGATGGTGGTGATGCTGACCTTGGTGCCTTTAGGCCCTTTCAGGGTCTTGGCAACAAAGTCCGATGTCATGCCCTCGGTCGATTTTCCATCGATGGTGGCGATAATGTCGCCAGGATGGACGCCCGCCCGGAAAGATGGGGTGCCTTCGTAGGGAGTGACGACGTAAATCTTTGTCAACTGCTGCTGGATGACCATGCCCACGCCGTAATAGCGGCCGCGCTGATCTTCGCGCATCTTGGCGAAGTCCTTTGGATCGTGGAAGCTGGAGTGAGGGTCGAGAGTCCGAAGCATGCCCGGAATTGCACCGTCATAAATTACGGTATCCGCCTTGTCCCCGGTGATTGGTTCGGCGTAGTTCTGTTCCACCAGCGCATATACGTTCGTGAAAGCCTTCAGGCTGTCGCGAAGCTGCGACTCGTCCGCAGCGGACTGGGCGCCGACTTTGCGTTGGAGCAGGGTGCCTGCCATTGCGCAAACGCTGAAAAAAACTACAAGTGAAAAAAATGCCCGTCGGGCGCGGGGAGACATTATGCGGGGATCCTCCAGATGCTTTTCGCGAAGGTCTTTGTCGAGCGGATGAACAGTATTTGAACGGCGCCGGCAAAGAGGCTCGGACAGAGCTGTCTTGACGCAAAGTATAACATCGTGTGGATTGGACGGGCCCGCTGCGCCGGGGGTAGCGGCTCGACTCGATTTCCAATCGGTCTTGCTGCTTTCCGGGCGGTTACAATTACGTCTAAGGATCAGGCCAGTTTTTATGCCGCCCATCCTTTTGCCTACTATGACCTTGCGACCTTATCGAATCTCTGCGCTGCTCGTGCTCGGCACTGCGCTCCTCGCTGTTGGCGCCGTTGCGCAGAACCATCCTTCCACCACCAATCCGGCACCGGCCAGCCCTTACGGGGGCGTCACGGTTGAAGATATTGTGGCCCGGGTAAACGACCAGATCATCACCCGGTCGGATTACGACCGCGCCATGAAAGAGATTGACCAGGATGGCCGCCAGCGTGGTCTCTCCATGCAGCAAATCTCGGATCAGCATAAGGATTTGCTGCGAAACCTGATCGACCAGCAGCTCTGGCTCTCCAAGGGCAAGGAGCTGGGCGTGACCGGCGAAACCGACCTTGTGAAACAGCTCGACGAGATCCGCAAGAAGTACAACCTGGAGACCATGGAAGACCTGGAAAAGGCTGCCAAGGAACAGGGCGTGTCCTTTGAGGATTTCAAGGCGAACATCCGCAATCAGATCATCACCCAGCAGGTCATGCGCGATCAGGTGGGCCGCAAGGTGTCAGTCACCCCGGGCGAAGTACAGCGCTACTTCGAAGCGCACAAGCAGGATTACACCCAGCCGGAGAGCGTGCATCTGAGCGAGATTCTTATCTCGACGGGTAAGCCTGCTCCTTCTGCCACCGATCCGGGCGGCGTGCAGCCGGAGGATCCGCAGAAACTGGCGACAGCCAAGGCTAAGGCCGACGATGTTGAGGCCAAGCTGAAGGATGGCGGCAACTTTGATCAACTGGCCCGTTCCAATAGCGATGGACCAACCGCAGCCCAGGGTGGAGATCTTGGCAAGTTTGGCCGTAACAGCCTGGCGAAAGTATTGGAAGACAAGACCTTCGCTCTTCAGGCAGGCCAGTACACTGAGCCAATTCGCACCAAGCAGGGCTACGTAATTCTCAAGGTCGACGAGCATGTGACGGGCGGCGTTCCGCAGTTCAAGGACGTCGAACAGCAGGTTGAGGAGAACTTCTACCAGAGCCGTATGGAGCCGGCAATTCGCGCTTACCTG
Coding sequences within:
- a CDS encoding purine-nucleoside phosphorylase, which translates into the protein MRIFPCCLIALLTLVPYAGAKTKTASTPPPIPVKVVAVAMFEAGADTGDIPGELQNWVERDHLDTIYPLPSAYHDVRMNSDGELAIVTGQGTAYAAATIMALGLDPRFDLTHAYWIVAGIAGANPEYASLGSAVWANWIVDGDLGYEIDAREIPQNATAWSTGMVPLRKTKPFEEPAAALPGQFYQTNRSLMLWAYGLTKNVALADSAHLAEVRSHFDGAAANNPPQVLLGDEVSSSTYWHGKLMDAWATRWMSYFTGGQGKFVTTAMEDTGTLQSLRLLANAKRVDWQRVLILRTVSNYDQQPRGMDAATSLAAQRTSKFGAYLPSIESAYTVGHTVVTELLKNWPQYQEQIPKQEPQQQP
- a CDS encoding S41 family peptidase, with amino-acid sequence MSPRARRAFFSLVVFFSVCAMAGTLLQRKVGAQSAADESQLRDSLKAFTNVYALVEQNYAEPITGDKADTVIYDGAIPGMLRTLDPHSSFHDPKDFAKMREDQRGRYYGVGMVIQQQLTKIYVVTPYEGTPSFRAGVHPGDIIATIDGKSTEGMTSDFVAKTLKGPKGTKVSITTIREGQSKPLSFDLIRDEIPHPSVDLKYEIRPGIGYLHLTNFQETTAREVEEAVDGFPNLKGLVFDMRGNPGGMLSQAVEICDHLLSKGQTIVSQRGRAYPDQVYTATHGNSGHTFPIVVLVNRNTASAAEIVSGALQDHDRALIVGETTFGKGLVQTVYNLSENTGLALTTYHYYTPSGRLIQRDYKGVSLYNYYYNRANALPADNTNKEVKMTDGGRTVYGGGGITPDEKIEPPKSNHFMDTLLSPLHDSFFHFAPHYLATHTVNADFKVDDAVIADFKQFLTSQNVEWTNEDFVGPMDWIKANIKAKIFTIQFGQLQGLRTQADWDPMIQKAVTYIPEAQSLEDTAHKVLAQKAEARLNVN
- a CDS encoding peptidylprolyl isomerase, which encodes MPPILLPTMTLRPYRISALLVLGTALLAVGAVAQNHPSTTNPAPASPYGGVTVEDIVARVNDQIITRSDYDRAMKEIDQDGRQRGLSMQQISDQHKDLLRNLIDQQLWLSKGKELGVTGETDLVKQLDEIRKKYNLETMEDLEKAAKEQGVSFEDFKANIRNQIITQQVMRDQVGRKVSVTPGEVQRYFEAHKQDYTQPESVHLSEILISTGKPAPSATDPGGVQPEDPQKLATAKAKADDVEAKLKDGGNFDQLARSNSDGPTAAQGGDLGKFGRNSLAKVLEDKTFALQAGQYTEPIRTKQGYVILKVDEHVTGGVPQFKDVEQQVEENFYQSRMEPAIRAYLTTMREEAYIDIKPGYVDTAASPRETKPIYSAYTPPSIKKKKKVQRTRFRETEHGFRKKGTATATALPATADTSANAAKGKKVNASANASMKPGKKEKIRYGQAPRETLPNAAATKTEDAGALPKTDESAAAQDVDNPLDKPVAPVKKTRYSARMKLAKEPKAKGPQLDSFTPAPPDAGEVADRQMQTAPLGLSGDTSKKHKKKKPVAETNGKKTRMQDQPKKPSDTKPLEMTPAPTVPGAPAPKPATPPTPPVNQNPSVDQTAPDQTPAPTTEPVPQQ